Proteins from a genomic interval of bacterium:
- the yidD gene encoding membrane protein insertion efficiency factor YidD, with protein sequence MLCQALIGLIRLYQRCSRLLPGVCRFRPTCSEYMIQALQVHGVVRGLGLGLWRIMRCNPFVPGGDDPVPPRRHAETNSPTE encoded by the coding sequence ATGTTGTGCCAGGCGCTGATCGGGCTGATCCGCCTCTACCAGCGTTGCTCGCGCCTCCTCCCGGGCGTATGCCGCTTTCGTCCCACCTGCTCGGAGTACATGATCCAGGCCCTCCAGGTACACGGGGTCGTGCGGGGGCTGGGCCTGGGCTTGTGGCGCATCATGCGCTGCAACCCGTTCGTCCCGGGCGGCGATGATCCTGTCCCGCCGCGGCGTCATGCTGAAACCAATTCGCCCACGGAATGA
- the rnpA gene encoding ribonuclease P protein component translates to MTTLPTGVAGSRRIKAEALRRRSDFDRIYRQGRRFRGKFVTAIVLSGPIEPGLRVAYVVSRKVAKQAVRRNCLRRRLREALRNLLRDHGLTGHPDIILIASVEALKASYWDLVAEVRELLGRARVWGQPAAAEGGG, encoded by the coding sequence GTGACCACCTTACCCACGGGAGTCGCCGGCAGTCGTCGGATCAAGGCAGAGGCATTGCGCCGCCGGAGTGATTTCGACCGCATCTACCGTCAGGGCAGGCGCTTCCGCGGCAAGTTCGTTACCGCCATCGTGCTGTCCGGACCGATTGAGCCGGGCCTCCGCGTGGCCTATGTGGTGAGCCGCAAGGTCGCCAAGCAGGCGGTGCGGCGCAACTGCCTGCGGCGACGGCTGCGCGAGGCGCTGCGCAACCTGCTACGGGACCATGGGCTGACGGGCCACCCAGACATCATTCTGATCGCCTCGGTCGAAGCCCTAAAGGCGAGCTACTGGGACCTGGTTGCCGAAGTACGTGAGTTGCTGGGCCGGGCGCGCGTGTGGGGTCAGCCGGCGGCCGCCGAGGGCGGGGGATGA
- the rpmH gene encoding 50S ribosomal protein L34, protein MKRTYQPKRRPRLRKMGFMARMATKSGRRTIARRRAKGRVRLAVV, encoded by the coding sequence ATGAAGAGGACTTACCAACCGAAGCGACGGCCCCGGCTGCGCAAGATGGGGTTCATGGCTCGCATGGCCACCAAGAGCGGGCGCCGCACCATCGCCCGCCGCCGCGCCAAGGGCCGCGTTCGCCTGGCCGTTGTCTAG
- a CDS encoding response regulator, producing MDKKRILVVDDERHIVRLVQVNLERAGYEVLTAFDGVEALEKVKNEMPDMVVLDVMMPRMDGFEVLKNLQSDPRFQNIPVIMLTAKAQDADIFKGWASGVSSYLTKPFNPRELLVFVERIFQSMDEPPTDDESVWEV from the coding sequence ATGGACAAGAAGCGCATTCTGGTTGTGGATGACGAACGGCATATCGTCCGGCTCGTGCAGGTGAACCTCGAACGAGCCGGCTACGAGGTCCTCACTGCCTTCGATGGTGTCGAGGCGCTTGAGAAGGTCAAGAACGAGATGCCGGACATGGTGGTCCTGGATGTCATGATGCCGCGCATGGACGGCTTCGAGGTCCTCAAGAACCTCCAATCCGACCCGCGGTTCCAGAACATCCCGGTCATCATGCTCACGGCCAAGGCCCAGGACGCGGACATCTTCAAGGGATGGGCCTCCGGCGTCAGTTCGTACCTGACCAAGCCCTTCAACCCGCGCGAGTTGCTCGTCTTCGTTGAGCGCATCTTCCAGAGCATGGACGAGCCGCCGACGGATGACGAGAGCGTCTGGGAGGTCTAG
- the thiL gene encoding thiamine-phosphate kinase gives MTLFDLGEFGFIEQLRQMASGAAPGLAVAIGDDCAIIEVGDDRLAVTTDAMVEGRHFRLDWLTAREVGARAMAAALSDVVAMGAAPQYSFVSLGLSPDWPAERALELARGLVEQAEAHGAGLAGGDTVAADQAFVDVVAIGRCREHLWLRSGAQAGDGLYVTGALGGPAAAVAARLAGLEPGACWERYAHPQPRVREAAQLEPLGLVHGAMDISDGLVQDAGHLCEQSGVGIIIRAAQVPVHAGVAQIAERLRHDPLQYALSGGEEFELLFTAPPGALAELQAAVAIPVHQIGEVVAGGSVLVLDETGGEVSLPSTGWDHFRQRTE, from the coding sequence ATGACCCTATTCGACCTGGGGGAGTTCGGCTTCATCGAGCAGCTGCGGCAGATGGCCTCCGGGGCCGCGCCGGGACTGGCCGTCGCCATTGGTGACGACTGCGCCATCATCGAGGTCGGCGACGACCGCCTGGCAGTGACCACGGACGCGATGGTCGAGGGGCGGCACTTCCGCCTCGACTGGCTAACCGCGCGCGAGGTCGGTGCGCGGGCCATGGCCGCCGCCCTGAGTGACGTGGTGGCCATGGGCGCCGCGCCCCAGTACAGCTTCGTCTCGCTGGGGCTGTCGCCCGACTGGCCGGCAGAGCGCGCCCTGGAGCTGGCGCGGGGCCTGGTCGAGCAAGCCGAGGCCCATGGCGCCGGCCTGGCCGGCGGAGACACCGTGGCGGCCGACCAGGCCTTCGTGGATGTCGTCGCCATCGGCCGGTGCCGCGAACACCTCTGGCTGCGCTCGGGGGCGCAAGCGGGCGACGGGCTGTACGTGACGGGGGCGCTGGGTGGCCCGGCGGCAGCGGTGGCCGCCCGGTTGGCCGGTCTGGAGCCGGGCGCCTGTTGGGAGCGGTATGCGCACCCGCAGCCCCGGGTCCGCGAAGCCGCGCAACTGGAGCCGCTGGGTCTGGTCCACGGGGCCATGGACATCAGCGACGGGCTCGTGCAGGACGCCGGGCATCTGTGCGAGCAAAGCGGGGTGGGGATCATCATCCGGGCGGCGCAGGTGCCGGTGCATGCTGGCGTGGCGCAGATCGCTGAGCGGCTCAGGCACGACCCGTTGCAGTATGCGCTCAGCGGTGGGGAGGAGTTCGAGTTGCTGTTCACCGCGCCGCCCGGGGCGCTGGCAGAACTGCAAGCCGCCGTCGCGATCCCCGTGCACCAGATCGGGGAAGTCGTCGCCGGCGGCAGTGTCCTCGTGTTGGACGAGACAGGGGGCGAAGTCAGCCTCCCCTCAACGGGCTGGGACCACTTCCGACAGCGAACGGAGTAG
- a CDS encoding efflux RND transporter permease subunit, giving the protein MWLTKFAINRRVTISMFILALVIMGLVSLSRMPWDLDPKVDFPIVSVTVPYPGANPEEIEQRIVRPLEDQVSVINGVDRVVSQCQENLGSTTIRFRYGTDTDVAAADVRDALDRAKAEFPDDVEPPSIYKLDIGSMPVVTIGITGSRPPRDLRKLVEDSIKPVLGQVPGVASVAVSGGEVREIQILADRERLDAAQLSISELAQQIVAQNLDVPAGNIKEGVRDYSVRALGQFKSMDEIRNLRLNTARGSVPLSDLATVLDTVEEPSSLARTNGKAAVAISVLKQSDANTVSVVDGVKKKLEFLLGTEQKSGTMSRDLKAVIAYDASKRVREAIYDVRDSLMWGALLAAIVVFLFLHNFRGTIIVALAIPTCLIATFLPIGMGFGFTLNMIVMLGLALSVGILVDDSIVVLENIDRHLQMGEQPAIAAYNGRTEIGAAAVALTAVDVVVYIPVAMMGGIVGRFFFPFGITVFTCTIFSLLIAFTLTPMLASWWYQRTDRRVGHRLGLLTRFFGLFDAAYLRLEHAYVWLLKRAVAHPYITVGVGFAALALILMGVGPRLGFEFFPRSDEGRVAISIETAVGTRIEETDRITRQIETLLEDKQKYPEVTDIQATVGSGAGSMLGVGDVGSRFASVDITMTGRKERVRQKQRSDEGLATDLRTALARIPSATIKVTAGASDGGPSGNAIELNILGDDVEARDRAAARLQRDLAQEKGFHYVELSSKAGRPEVHATIDRLRAADQGLTVQQVAGAVRTAFAGDTSSKYRESGDEYDIRVEFRELDRSNVTDVGNLFVGRSATGQPVRLRDVADIQMSSGPSRIERYNRQRKVTLSASLASDLPGGQAQKIVQGLADKIQVPGVTFDWTGEIQMMQESFGYMGQAMLLAVILIYLVTAALYNSILEPLNIMLTLPMALVGAFLGLYLCHMNISVVAIIGLIMLMGIVGKNAILVVDYTNTMRKRGMSRTEALLTAGPHRMQPVLMTTMACVTAMVPTAVAMNEGSEWRSPMAVVVIFGLLVATVLSLIIVPASYCIWDSIGTFFSTGASRLISKWSGAEQAFDKHGRPKGGDS; this is encoded by the coding sequence ATGTGGCTCACTAAGTTCGCGATCAACCGACGCGTGACCATCTCCATGTTCATCCTGGCCCTGGTCATCATGGGCCTGGTGTCGCTGTCGCGCATGCCCTGGGACCTGGACCCCAAAGTGGACTTCCCCATCGTCTCGGTGACGGTGCCCTACCCGGGCGCCAACCCCGAGGAGATCGAGCAGCGCATCGTGCGCCCGCTCGAGGACCAGGTCAGCGTCATCAATGGCGTGGACCGTGTCGTCTCGCAGTGCCAGGAGAACCTGGGCTCGACGACGATCCGCTTCCGCTACGGTACCGACACGGATGTCGCGGCAGCAGACGTGCGCGACGCACTGGACCGCGCCAAGGCCGAGTTCCCTGATGATGTCGAGCCGCCGTCCATCTACAAGCTGGACATCGGTTCCATGCCCGTCGTCACCATCGGCATCACCGGCTCGCGCCCGCCGCGCGACTTGCGCAAGCTTGTGGAGGACTCGATCAAGCCGGTACTGGGCCAGGTGCCGGGCGTCGCGTCGGTGGCGGTCTCGGGTGGCGAAGTGCGCGAGATCCAGATCCTCGCCGACCGCGAGCGCCTCGACGCGGCCCAGTTGTCCATCTCCGAACTGGCCCAGCAGATCGTGGCCCAGAACCTCGACGTGCCGGCCGGCAACATCAAGGAGGGCGTTCGCGACTACTCCGTACGGGCTCTCGGCCAGTTCAAGAGCATGGACGAGATCCGCAACCTGCGCCTCAACACCGCGCGAGGCAGCGTGCCGCTCAGCGACCTGGCGACGGTCCTCGACACGGTCGAGGAACCCAGCTCTCTCGCCCGCACGAACGGGAAGGCCGCCGTGGCCATCAGCGTCCTGAAGCAGTCGGACGCCAACACCGTGTCGGTCGTGGATGGCGTGAAGAAGAAGCTGGAGTTCCTGCTGGGCACGGAGCAGAAGTCTGGCACGATGTCCCGCGACCTGAAGGCCGTCATCGCCTACGATGCCTCCAAGCGCGTCCGGGAAGCCATCTATGACGTGCGCGACTCGCTCATGTGGGGTGCGTTGCTGGCGGCCATCGTCGTCTTCCTGTTCCTGCACAACTTCCGCGGCACCATCATCGTGGCGCTGGCGATCCCCACCTGTCTGATCGCAACGTTCCTGCCCATCGGCATGGGCTTCGGCTTCACACTCAACATGATCGTCATGCTGGGGTTAGCCCTGTCGGTCGGTATCCTGGTGGACGACTCGATTGTGGTGCTGGAGAACATAGACCGTCACCTGCAGATGGGGGAGCAGCCCGCGATCGCGGCCTACAACGGCCGCACCGAGATCGGCGCGGCGGCGGTGGCCCTGACGGCCGTGGACGTCGTGGTATATATCCCGGTCGCCATGATGGGCGGCATCGTCGGCCGGTTCTTCTTCCCCTTCGGCATCACGGTCTTCACCTGCACGATCTTCTCGCTGCTGATCGCCTTCACGCTGACTCCCATGTTGGCCTCGTGGTGGTACCAGCGCACGGATCGTCGCGTGGGGCATCGTCTGGGGCTGCTGACGCGCTTCTTTGGGCTCTTCGACGCGGCCTATCTGCGGCTCGAACACGCCTACGTGTGGCTGCTCAAGCGGGCGGTCGCCCACCCGTACATCACCGTCGGCGTCGGGTTCGCGGCGCTGGCCCTGATTCTGATGGGCGTCGGGCCGCGCCTGGGGTTTGAGTTCTTCCCGCGCAGTGATGAGGGGCGCGTAGCCATCAGTATCGAGACGGCGGTGGGGACGCGCATCGAGGAGACCGACCGCATCACCCGCCAGATCGAGACGCTGCTGGAGGACAAGCAGAAGTACCCGGAGGTCACGGATATCCAGGCCACCGTCGGCTCGGGCGCCGGCAGCATGTTGGGCGTGGGTGACGTAGGCAGCCGCTTCGCCAGCGTGGATATCACCATGACCGGCCGCAAGGAGCGCGTCAGGCAGAAGCAGCGCTCGGACGAGGGGTTGGCTACTGACCTGCGAACGGCACTGGCGAGGATCCCTTCGGCCACGATCAAGGTCACCGCAGGCGCCAGCGACGGCGGGCCGTCGGGCAACGCCATTGAGCTGAACATCCTGGGCGACGACGTCGAGGCGCGCGACCGGGCGGCGGCGCGATTGCAGCGCGACCTGGCCCAGGAGAAGGGCTTCCACTATGTGGAGCTGTCGAGCAAGGCGGGCCGACCCGAGGTGCACGCGACCATTGACCGCCTGCGCGCCGCCGACCAGGGCCTGACCGTCCAGCAGGTCGCCGGTGCGGTCCGCACGGCCTTCGCCGGGGATACGAGCAGCAAGTACCGCGAGTCCGGGGACGAGTACGACATTCGCGTCGAGTTCCGCGAGCTGGATCGGTCGAACGTCACCGATGTCGGCAACCTGTTCGTGGGCCGGAGCGCAACCGGCCAACCGGTGCGGCTGCGCGATGTCGCAGACATCCAGATGTCCTCGGGCCCCAGCCGCATCGAGCGCTACAACCGCCAGCGCAAGGTCACGCTGAGCGCCTCGCTGGCCTCCGACCTGCCGGGCGGCCAGGCCCAGAAGATCGTGCAGGGCCTCGCTGACAAGATCCAGGTCCCCGGCGTGACCTTCGACTGGACCGGCGAGATCCAGATGATGCAGGAGAGCTTTGGCTACATGGGTCAGGCCATGCTCCTGGCGGTGATCCTGATCTACCTGGTAACGGCCGCTCTGTACAACAGCATCCTCGAGCCGCTCAACATCATGCTGACGCTGCCCATGGCCCTGGTCGGCGCCTTCCTGGGGCTGTACCTGTGCCACATGAACATCAGCGTGGTGGCGATCATCGGCCTCATCATGCTCATGGGTATCGTGGGCAAGAACGCGATCCTGGTGGTGGACTACACCAACACCATGCGCAAACGAGGCATGTCGCGTACGGAGGCCCTGCTGACCGCGGGCCCCCACCGCATGCAGCCGGTACTCATGACCACCATGGCCTGTGTGACGGCCATGGTCCCGACCGCGGTCGCCATGAACGAGGGCTCCGAGTGGCGCTCGCCGATGGCCGTCGTGGTGATCTTCGGCCTGCTGGTGGCGACCGTCCTGTCGCTCATCATCGTGCCCGCCTCGTACTGCATCTGGGACTCCATCGGGACGTTCTTCTCCACCGGCGCGTCCCGGCTGATCAGCAAGTGGAGCGGCGCGGAGCAGGCCTTCGATAAGCACGGTCGTCCGAAGGGAGGGGACTCCTAG
- a CDS encoding efflux RND transporter periplasmic adaptor subunit, with protein MRSRNLCWQGIAVVLALSVLLGGCARRQAGKAAEEATGEQATPVFVGAAELGAIEQAEHLTGTVEARHEVDVAPELSGNVAWVGVDVGDHVTRGQALVRLDTQLASAGVQQSAAAERAAQARYGQSRVGLKLTREQTAIAVRQAEQSMEQARNRLRQAKITADYTRTRVEETIAEAQIGVKQWQSQLADVKAGTRSQEIAQAQARVDQAKSAVRLAKLSLDRSQTLVKGGAIAQAQLDTAQVEYEMAVANQRVAEQALDLAKEGARTEQVRLAELRVSLSQQALTQAQSQRAQIDVAERDVRAAEVAVDQAEETVRLARSQRAQVTATEEEVKAARASAGQAAAARRAGQTQVAKHVIYAPISGTVAARNVEPGEAASPGDALIRIVDLNPVRVNCEASELQMAQMRVGQQAKVTIDALAGRQFVGTIADIAPQARQGQRIYIVRVEVPNGQQLLRAGMFARIDIVTGTNPSAVLVPRDALVEQGEKRVVYAVVDGRIKVRKVSLGASVDSVVEITRGVRSGDVLVVGGQNLLADGELVKPQKRTEADDAAATGAPAAAPGQ; from the coding sequence ATGAGATCCCGCAATCTCTGCTGGCAGGGAATCGCTGTGGTACTCGCTCTGAGTGTGCTGCTGGGCGGCTGCGCACGCCGGCAGGCCGGCAAGGCGGCGGAGGAGGCCACTGGGGAGCAGGCCACCCCCGTATTCGTCGGCGCCGCGGAACTGGGCGCCATCGAGCAGGCCGAGCACCTGACGGGCACGGTGGAAGCACGGCACGAAGTGGATGTCGCGCCGGAGCTGTCGGGCAACGTGGCGTGGGTGGGGGTGGATGTGGGCGACCACGTGACCCGCGGACAGGCCCTGGTGCGCCTGGACACGCAGTTGGCCAGCGCCGGCGTGCAGCAGAGCGCCGCCGCCGAACGCGCGGCCCAGGCCCGCTATGGGCAGTCGCGCGTCGGCCTGAAGCTCACCCGGGAACAGACGGCCATCGCCGTGCGGCAGGCCGAGCAGAGCATGGAACAGGCGCGCAACCGCCTGCGTCAGGCCAAGATCACGGCCGACTACACCCGCACACGTGTCGAGGAGACCATCGCCGAGGCCCAGATCGGCGTCAAGCAGTGGCAGTCGCAGTTGGCCGATGTCAAGGCCGGAACGCGCAGCCAGGAGATCGCCCAGGCGCAGGCCCGCGTGGACCAGGCGAAGTCAGCGGTGCGACTGGCGAAGCTCAGCCTCGACCGTAGCCAGACTCTGGTCAAGGGTGGCGCCATCGCCCAGGCCCAACTGGATACGGCGCAGGTGGAGTACGAGATGGCGGTGGCCAACCAGCGCGTGGCCGAGCAGGCTCTCGATCTCGCCAAGGAGGGCGCCCGCACCGAGCAGGTGCGGCTCGCCGAACTGCGGGTATCGTTGTCCCAGCAGGCCCTCACCCAGGCCCAGAGCCAGCGCGCACAGATAGATGTAGCCGAGCGCGACGTGCGTGCCGCCGAGGTCGCCGTGGATCAGGCCGAGGAGACTGTGCGATTGGCACGGTCGCAGCGCGCGCAGGTCACAGCCACCGAGGAGGAGGTCAAGGCCGCGCGGGCGTCGGCGGGGCAGGCGGCCGCGGCACGGCGCGCCGGGCAGACGCAGGTGGCCAAGCACGTCATCTACGCCCCCATATCAGGCACGGTGGCGGCACGCAACGTGGAGCCGGGCGAGGCCGCCTCCCCCGGAGATGCCCTGATCCGCATCGTGGACCTGAACCCGGTGCGCGTCAACTGCGAGGCCTCCGAGCTGCAGATGGCACAGATGCGGGTCGGACAACAGGCGAAGGTGACCATTGACGCGCTGGCAGGCCGCCAGTTCGTCGGCACGATCGCCGACATCGCGCCCCAGGCCAGGCAGGGCCAGCGCATCTACATCGTGCGGGTGGAAGTCCCCAACGGCCAGCAACTGCTCCGGGCCGGCATGTTCGCCCGCATTGACATCGTGACCGGCACGAACCCCAGCGCCGTGCTGGTGCCCCGCGACGCCCTCGTCGAGCAGGGCGAGAAGCGGGTCGTGTACGCAGTGGTGGATGGCCGCATCAAGGTGCGGAAGGTGTCGCTGGGAGCATCGGTGGACTCGGTGGTCGAGATCACGCGGGGCGTCCGCAGCGGCGATGTGCTCGTGGTGGGTGGCCAGAACCTGCTGGCCGACGGCGAGCTGGTGAAGCCGCAGAAGCGCACCGAGGCGGACGACGCGGCGGCAACGGGGGCGCCGGCGGCAGCGCCGGGGCAGTAG
- a CDS encoding TolC family protein, whose translation MRSGHVCLLGILLAAAAVAQPAAETPQPAPRPQAQRLPDLSSPLRLTPDTAAGLAVARSTQLAINDQQVQAAQGKLLEVKAMSNPRVTGTASYVRKEPGGSLTLPEEMGGGSITLAPTRVHEEAVQATLPVYLSGQDADARRAARAAVEAAQSNVRQTRLQTALSARQAVYGVLRTQQLEVVAQQRLTAVAEHLRIARAMFGVGTAPRFEVVQAETQVATARGDVIHARTAVAQAKAALAELLLAPQSTEIVVEEGVPPALPEGDRHALIARALEARPEIGSLEALVRARQALVRVTRAAYDPVGSLVGATTNSGYDYHDGGLGWSVTAALSVPIYEGGEKGAKIRQAQTDVEIARLNLEQAQQQIALQVTQAALNVDDAREALTVAEQGETEAREQLRIAQVRFTSGVGLGVEVLDAQTALASAQTQVVNARYSLQVATASLRAALGLADLTEESGS comes from the coding sequence ATGAGAAGTGGTCACGTCTGTCTGCTCGGCATCCTGCTTGCGGCCGCAGCGGTGGCTCAGCCGGCCGCCGAGACACCGCAACCGGCACCCCGGCCGCAGGCGCAGCGCCTGCCTGACCTGTCCAGCCCGCTGCGGCTGACTCCGGACACGGCAGCGGGTCTGGCGGTCGCACGGTCTACGCAACTGGCGATCAATGACCAGCAGGTACAGGCCGCGCAGGGCAAGCTGCTGGAAGTCAAGGCGATGTCGAATCCCCGCGTCACCGGGACAGCCAGCTATGTGCGCAAGGAACCAGGCGGCAGCCTGACGCTGCCCGAGGAGATGGGGGGAGGCAGCATCACGCTGGCGCCGACGCGTGTGCATGAGGAGGCGGTCCAGGCCACGCTGCCTGTCTATCTCAGTGGCCAGGACGCCGACGCCCGCCGGGCCGCACGTGCGGCGGTCGAGGCGGCCCAGAGCAATGTACGCCAGACACGGCTGCAGACGGCCCTGAGCGCGCGCCAGGCGGTCTATGGCGTCCTGCGCACCCAGCAGCTTGAGGTCGTGGCCCAGCAGCGCCTCACGGCAGTGGCGGAGCACCTCCGCATCGCCCGGGCCATGTTCGGCGTCGGCACGGCCCCTCGGTTCGAGGTCGTCCAGGCCGAGACCCAGGTCGCCACGGCGCGTGGGGATGTCATCCACGCGCGCACGGCCGTCGCGCAGGCCAAGGCGGCGCTCGCGGAACTACTACTGGCCCCCCAGAGCACGGAGATCGTGGTGGAGGAGGGCGTCCCGCCCGCGCTGCCCGAGGGCGACCGGCACGCACTGATCGCCCGGGCCCTGGAGGCCCGCCCCGAGATCGGGTCTCTGGAAGCGCTCGTGCGGGCGCGCCAGGCACTCGTGCGCGTGACCCGCGCGGCGTATGACCCGGTGGGCTCGCTCGTGGGTGCGACCACGAACTCGGGCTATGACTACCACGACGGCGGCCTCGGCTGGAGCGTCACCGCGGCCCTGTCTGTCCCGATCTACGAGGGCGGGGAAAAGGGAGCGAAGATCCGGCAGGCCCAGACGGACGTGGAGATCGCCCGGCTGAACCTGGAGCAGGCCCAGCAGCAGATCGCCCTGCAAGTGACGCAGGCGGCGCTCAATGTGGACGACGCGCGCGAGGCTCTCACCGTTGCCGAACAGGGCGAGACGGAGGCCCGGGAGCAACTGCGCATCGCCCAGGTGCGCTTCACCAGCGGCGTCGGCCTCGGGGTGGAAGTGCTGGACGCGCAGACCGCCCTGGCGTCGGCCCAGACGCAAGTCGTGAATGCTCGATACAGTCTGCAGGTGGCCACGGCGTCGCTACGCGCGGCACTGGGCTTGGCGGATCTGACGGAGGAGTCTGGTTCATGA
- a CDS encoding AbrB/MazE/SpoVT family DNA-binding domain-containing protein translates to MPGHDLAKLFMGASTVGERGQVVIPAEVRERLGIKPGDKLLVLVHPDETGVSFVRFEKLQEAQQSLQTVLLEYEHHGANTPEEGGPS, encoded by the coding sequence ATGCCCGGGCATGACTTGGCGAAGCTGTTCATGGGGGCTTCAACCGTGGGCGAGCGGGGGCAGGTCGTCATCCCGGCGGAGGTCCGGGAGCGCCTGGGGATCAAGCCCGGAGACAAACTGCTCGTACTGGTGCACCCGGATGAGACGGGCGTATCGTTCGTCAGATTCGAGAAGCTGCAGGAGGCCCAGCAGAGCCTCCAGACCGTGCTGCTGGAATACGAGCATCACGGCGCCAACACCCCGGAGGAGGGGGGGCCGTCATGA
- a CDS encoding amidohydrolase yields MDPALLQRTTARHLDEVIALRRDLHQHPELSGAEERTARVVAERLRQAGLDVRTGVGGHGVVATLGEGRPCFLLRADMDALPLQEDTGLPWSSTCPGVAHACGHDFHTAWLVGAALVLRDIGLPRGCVKFVFQPAEEAIAGAAPMIEQGILEEPPVDAVCGAHTGPDLKVGQIALRPGPNLAAADRFTITITGVGAHGAHPNCARDPIPVAAEIILALQTLVARRLNPLNAAVVSVCRMSAGSAFNIIPDTAMLEGTVRTLVPGDRDMIEEAMGQLVESLAAAHGCTGKLDYARGVPATITDPDVTDLARRALLRVMSAEQVKLQEQVSMGAEDFSLFLERCPGALLSVGCTAPGTEDVKSLHQPGFAGDDGCLQPAMIALSATALEYLSQE; encoded by the coding sequence ATGGACCCAGCCCTACTGCAGCGGACGACGGCACGGCACCTCGATGAGGTCATCGCCTTGCGCCGGGATCTGCACCAGCACCCAGAGCTGAGTGGCGCCGAGGAGCGGACCGCCCGTGTGGTGGCCGAGCGGCTGCGACAGGCGGGCCTGGACGTGCGCACCGGCGTGGGTGGGCATGGTGTCGTCGCCACACTGGGCGAGGGACGGCCCTGCTTCTTGCTCCGGGCGGATATGGATGCTCTGCCCCTGCAGGAGGACACCGGGCTCCCCTGGAGCTCGACATGCCCCGGCGTGGCACATGCCTGCGGGCACGACTTCCACACTGCGTGGCTGGTCGGCGCCGCGCTCGTCCTCAGAGATATAGGCCTGCCCCGGGGCTGCGTCAAGTTTGTGTTCCAGCCCGCGGAGGAGGCGATTGCCGGGGCGGCGCCGATGATCGAGCAGGGCATCCTGGAGGAACCCCCGGTGGACGCCGTGTGCGGGGCGCACACCGGGCCGGATCTGAAGGTGGGGCAGATCGCCCTGCGTCCGGGGCCCAATCTCGCGGCCGCCGACCGCTTCACCATCACCATCACCGGTGTCGGAGCCCACGGTGCGCATCCCAACTGCGCGCGCGATCCCATCCCTGTCGCTGCCGAGATCATCCTGGCGCTGCAGACGCTTGTGGCTCGTCGGCTCAACCCGCTCAACGCCGCCGTCGTCAGCGTGTGCCGCATGAGTGCGGGCTCAGCCTTCAACATCATCCCGGACACGGCCATGCTCGAAGGCACCGTGCGGACCCTGGTGCCGGGCGACCGGGACATGATCGAGGAGGCCATGGGGCAACTGGTGGAGAGCCTCGCGGCGGCCCACGGCTGCACCGGCAAGCTGGACTACGCCCGGGGCGTGCCGGCCACAATCACCGATCCCGACGTGACCGACCTGGCGCGGCGGGCCCTGCTTCGGGTCATGTCCGCCGAGCAGGTCAAGCTGCAAGAGCAGGTATCCATGGGGGCCGAGGACTTCTCGCTGTTCCTGGAGCGTTGCCCCGGGGCACTGCTATCCGTCGGCTGCACCGCCCCGGGGACTGAAGACGTCAAGTCGCTGCACCAGCCGGGATTCGCCGGCGACGACGGCTGCCTGCAACCGGCCATGATCGCGCTGTCCGCCACTGCGCTGGAGTACCTGTCCCAGGAGTGA
- a CDS encoding DUF1559 domain-containing protein encodes MRACPSRLHGFTLIELLVVIAIIAILASILFPVFARAREQARKSACNSNVRQITLALLSYAQDYDETFCPFSQGNGYQGSLGYGGGDGPRWADVVMPYVKNSQIFNCPSDQTRMAIYAGGSYFDIKNYTYGYVSPSSGAADYGVASRNLAEIPDPCKTIVVVDDGRGEDTGDTEYLGRVIPSPSDDLASLGSRVQGMRHTGASASNLAGQAFNAGYVDGHAKFVRLTDTFMSQWTLAED; translated from the coding sequence ATGCGCGCCTGCCCGTCCCGGTTGCATGGCTTCACGCTGATCGAGTTGCTGGTGGTCATCGCGATCATCGCCATCCTCGCCTCGATCCTCTTCCCGGTCTTCGCGCGTGCCCGCGAACAGGCCCGCAAGTCGGCCTGTAACAGCAATGTGCGCCAGATCACCCTGGCGCTGCTGTCGTACGCACAGGACTACGACGAGACTTTCTGCCCGTTCAGCCAGGGCAACGGCTACCAGGGGAGCCTGGGCTACGGTGGGGGAGACGGCCCGCGCTGGGCCGACGTGGTCATGCCCTACGTCAAGAACTCGCAGATCTTCAACTGCCCCAGCGACCAGACGCGCATGGCCATCTATGCGGGTGGGTCCTACTTCGACATTAAGAACTACACTTACGGCTACGTCTCGCCGTCCAGCGGGGCGGCCGACTACGGTGTCGCCAGCCGCAACCTGGCCGAGATCCCGGACCCGTGTAAGACGATCGTGGTAGTGGATGACGGGCGGGGCGAGGACACTGGCGACACGGAGTACCTCGGGCGGGTCATCCCGTCCCCCTCCGATGACCTGGCGTCCCTGGGCTCGCGGGTGCAAGGCATGCGGCACACCGGAGCCTCGGCAAGCAACCTCGCGGGGCAGGCGTTCAACGCCGGCTATGTGGATGGCCATGCCAAGTTCGTGCGGCTGACAGACACCTTCATGAGCCAGTGGACGCTGGCCGAGGACTGA